The nucleotide sequence GGCGCTGGGCGTGCCCATTGCGTCGCAACTGCTGTCGATGCTGCCGTATGTGGCGGCCATCGTCGTGCTGGTATTGATCTCCAGCAATGCCAATTACATCAAGCTGAACATGCCTGCTTCACTGGGCAAGAATTTCAATCCGGGCAGCTAGCCCGTACCGTGCCCAGGCGCGCCGTCACTCCCCCGCGGCGCGCTGTCTTTTTTATTTTCGATGGGGGGCCATCACAAGGAAAACCATGTCCAAGAAACTATTGTGCGCCGCCGTATGCAGTGCTGTTTTGATGCCTGTCATGGCCGCTGCACCCGCCACTGCGCCGCTGAACGTCGGCTTCGTGTATATCAGCCCCATCGGCGACGCGGGCTGGACCACCCAGCACGACCAGGCGCGCAAGGAAATGGAAAAGGCGCTAGGTAACAAGATCAGCACCAGGTTTGTGGAAAATGTGCCGGAAAGCGCCGATGCGGAGCGCGTGATCCGCGACCTGGCGCAAACGGGCAGCAAGCTGGTCATCACGACCTCGTTCGGCTACATGAATCCCACCTTGAAAGTGGCGAAGCAATTTCCCAATGTGAAGTTCATCCACCTGACTGGCTACAAGACGGCGCCAAACGTGGCCAACACCAACGCCCGTTTCTACGAGGGCCGCTACCTGGCTGGCGTGTTGGCCGGCAAGATGAGCAAGACCCATGTGGCCGGCTACGTGGCGGCATTCCCCATCCCGGAAGTGTTGCAAGGAGTTAATGCCTTCACGCGCGGCATGCGCAGCGTCGACCCGAAGGCGGAAGTGAAAGTGGTATGGGTCAATAGCTGGTTCGACCCGGGCAAGGAACGCGACGCGGCCATCACCCTGATGGGCCAGGGCGCCGACGTGGTCACCCACCACACGGACTCGACCGCCGTGGTGCAGGCGGCGGAAGAGAAGGGCAAGTTCGCGATCGCCTACCACTCTGACATGAAAAAGTACGGACCGAAGGCGCAGCTGGCTGCCGTCACCCACCATTGGGGCGAGTACTACACGAAGCAGGCGCAAGCCGTGCTGGACGGTACGTGGAAATCCAGCAGCACCTGGGGCGGCATCAAGGACGGCATGGTCAAGCTGGAAGGCATCAACGCTGCCGTGCCCGCCGATGTGAAACAGTTTGTATTGGCGCGTGAGAAAGACTTGGTAGCTGGCAAGCTTAATCCTTTCAGTGCGCCGATCAAGGATAACGACGGCAAGATGCGCCTGGACAAAGGCGTGCTGGACGATGCAGCG is from Janthinobacterium sp. 61 and encodes:
- a CDS encoding BMP family ABC transporter substrate-binding protein, which translates into the protein MSKKLLCAAVCSAVLMPVMAAAPATAPLNVGFVYISPIGDAGWTTQHDQARKEMEKALGNKISTRFVENVPESADAERVIRDLAQTGSKLVITTSFGYMNPTLKVAKQFPNVKFIHLTGYKTAPNVANTNARFYEGRYLAGVLAGKMSKTHVAGYVAAFPIPEVLQGVNAFTRGMRSVDPKAEVKVVWVNSWFDPGKERDAAITLMGQGADVVTHHTDSTAVVQAAEEKGKFAIAYHSDMKKYGPKAQLAAVTHHWGEYYTKQAQAVLDGTWKSSSTWGGIKDGMVKLEGINAAVPADVKQFVLAREKDLVAGKLNPFSAPIKDNDGKMRLDKGVLDDAALTKMDYFVEGVAGKVSGK